One Mycolicibacterium goodii genomic region harbors:
- a CDS encoding thioesterase family protein gives MRTGQRTGHPLDAVIDIQFDGGRGASGWTVPEYGNMVGPFGGATAAFILRVIDAQADRLGEPVALTVTYAAPIADGEFHVDVELVRTNRTNQHWTATLTQDGDVKSTATAVFGLRRGVWSDTEAVMPAVGEPPSYPPATWPLGVAFLGNYDVRVIDGAPPEDEPPAPSSLSTFWVRHDPARRLDFPALAALADIFYPRVFLRLGRSVPAGTVSMTTYFHAGAAELERVGDAYILATARAQRFAGGYFDQTAQLWSRDGVLLATTNQIVYYKDSR, from the coding sequence GTGAGGACAGGTCAACGCACGGGGCATCCACTGGATGCCGTCATCGACATCCAGTTCGACGGCGGCCGTGGTGCAAGCGGATGGACGGTGCCCGAGTACGGCAACATGGTCGGCCCGTTCGGAGGGGCGACCGCCGCGTTCATCCTGCGGGTGATCGATGCGCAGGCCGACCGGTTGGGCGAACCGGTCGCGTTGACGGTCACCTATGCCGCGCCGATCGCCGACGGCGAATTCCATGTCGATGTCGAGTTGGTGCGGACCAACCGCACCAACCAGCACTGGACGGCCACTCTGACCCAGGATGGTGACGTCAAGTCCACCGCGACAGCGGTTTTCGGACTCCGCCGAGGGGTGTGGTCGGATACCGAGGCGGTCATGCCCGCTGTGGGGGAACCGCCGTCGTACCCGCCGGCGACGTGGCCGCTGGGCGTAGCGTTCCTGGGGAACTACGACGTCCGTGTCATCGACGGTGCACCACCGGAGGACGAACCGCCCGCGCCGTCGTCGCTGTCGACGTTCTGGGTGCGCCATGATCCCGCACGGCGCCTCGACTTCCCCGCCCTGGCCGCGTTGGCCGACATCTTCTATCCGCGGGTGTTCCTGCGCCTCGGGCGGTCGGTGCCCGCGGGCACGGTGTCGATGACGACGTACTTCCATGCCGGCGCCGCCGAGTTGGAGCGGGTGGGCGACGCCTACATCCTGGCCACCGCCCGGGCTCAGCGCTTCGCGGGAGGCTATTTCGACCAGACCGCGCAACTGTGGTCGCGCGACGGCGTTCTGTTGGCCACCACCAATCAGATTGTCTACTACAAGGATTCACGCTGA
- a CDS encoding TetR/AcrR family transcriptional regulator, which yields MADTTAERKGGRGARERVLSSASRLFYRNGIHATGVEALIQHANVSKRTLYQHFSSKNELIEHYLRRIDEAGGSPMEKPLLNQDLPPRERLLAIFDAAPVARFRGCPFHNAAVESAGELTAVDDIVRTHKRRFAELLVQVAGEAGADDAYALGHQLLVLFEGAAALATSLNDTGAFVHARAAAAHLIDCAVR from the coding sequence ATGGCCGACACGACTGCCGAGCGCAAGGGCGGCCGGGGCGCGCGCGAACGCGTGCTGTCCTCGGCGTCGCGGCTCTTCTACCGCAACGGCATCCACGCCACCGGCGTCGAGGCGCTGATCCAGCACGCCAACGTGTCCAAACGCACGCTCTATCAACATTTCTCAAGCAAGAACGAGCTCATCGAGCACTACCTGCGCAGAATCGACGAGGCCGGCGGCAGCCCCATGGAGAAGCCGCTGCTGAATCAGGATCTCCCGCCCCGCGAGCGGCTGCTGGCGATCTTCGACGCCGCCCCGGTCGCCCGCTTCCGGGGCTGCCCGTTCCACAACGCCGCCGTGGAGTCCGCGGGTGAGCTGACCGCCGTCGACGACATCGTGCGAACCCACAAGCGCCGTTTCGCCGAACTGCTGGTGCAGGTCGCCGGCGAGGCCGGCGCCGACGACGCCTACGCCCTCGGCCACCAACTCCTGGTGCTGTTCGAAGGCGCAGCCGCCCTGGCGACCTCGCTCAACGACACCGGCGCGTTCGTCCACGCCCGCGCGGCGGCGGCACACCTGATCGACTGCGCGGTGCGCTGA
- a CDS encoding MFS transporter has protein sequence MSSSPAEGDCSAPEKPKLPGEVWVLIVANAVIALGYGVVAPVLPQYARHFGVSISAATFVVTAFALMRLCFAPATGMLIQRLGERRIYVNGLVIVAVSTGACAFAQTYWQLLLFRSLGGIGSTMFFVSALGLMIRISPEDARGRVAGMFSSAFLVGSVGGPVLGSLTAGLGLSAPFLIYGAALLVAAAVVFISLRHSSLAAPAPDDGPKVTVRTALRNGAYRAALVSNLATGWSAFGLRIALVPLFIAEVLDRGPGMAGLALATFAIGNVGAVIPSGYLSDRVGRRVLLIIGLTAAGISTAVVGLTDGLTMFLVAALIAGFATGIFTAPQQAAVADIIGNKARGGTAVATFQMMADVGSIGGSLLVGLIAQYLSFSWAFVISGAILLLAALCWTFAPETRQRPSVEHTPARPLGPEAGGEVP, from the coding sequence GTGAGTTCTTCTCCAGCGGAGGGTGACTGTTCGGCGCCCGAGAAGCCCAAGCTGCCCGGTGAAGTCTGGGTTCTGATCGTCGCGAACGCGGTCATAGCACTGGGTTACGGCGTCGTGGCACCCGTACTTCCGCAGTACGCGCGTCACTTCGGGGTCAGTATCAGCGCGGCGACGTTCGTCGTCACCGCGTTCGCGCTGATGCGGCTGTGCTTCGCACCGGCGACCGGCATGCTGATCCAGCGGCTGGGGGAGCGGCGGATCTACGTCAACGGCCTGGTGATCGTCGCGGTGTCGACGGGTGCGTGCGCGTTCGCGCAGACGTACTGGCAGCTGTTGCTGTTCCGTTCGCTCGGCGGCATCGGTTCGACCATGTTCTTCGTGTCCGCGCTCGGGCTGATGATCCGCATCAGTCCCGAGGACGCCCGCGGTCGGGTGGCCGGCATGTTCTCGTCGGCGTTCCTCGTCGGGTCGGTCGGCGGTCCCGTGCTCGGCAGCCTCACCGCCGGTCTGGGGCTCAGCGCGCCGTTCCTCATCTACGGCGCGGCGCTGCTGGTCGCCGCGGCGGTGGTGTTCATCAGCCTGCGGCACTCGTCGCTGGCGGCGCCGGCACCCGACGACGGGCCCAAGGTGACGGTTCGCACCGCGCTGCGCAACGGTGCGTACCGCGCCGCGCTGGTGTCCAACCTCGCCACCGGGTGGTCGGCGTTCGGGCTGCGCATCGCGCTGGTGCCGTTGTTCATCGCCGAGGTGCTCGACCGTGGGCCCGGGATGGCCGGTCTCGCGCTGGCCACCTTCGCGATCGGCAATGTCGGCGCGGTGATCCCCAGCGGCTATCTGTCCGACCGCGTCGGGCGACGTGTCCTGCTCATCATCGGCCTGACCGCGGCAGGTATCTCGACCGCGGTGGTCGGCCTCACCGACGGGCTGACCATGTTCCTGGTGGCCGCGTTGATCGCCGGCTTCGCGACGGGCATCTTCACCGCACCGCAGCAGGCCGCGGTCGCCGACATCATCGGCAACAAGGCGCGCGGCGGCACCGCGGTGGCGACGTTTCAGATGATGGCCGATGTCGGTTCGATCGGCGGCTCGCTGCTGGTGGGCCTGATCGCGCAGTACCTGTCGTTCTCGTGGGCCTTCGTGATCAGCGGGGCGATTCTGCTGCTGGCCGCACTGTGCTGGACGTTCGCCCCGGAGACCCGTCAGCGTCCGTCCGTCGAGCACACGCCGGCGCGTCCGCTCGGTCCGGAAGCCGGTGGCGAGGTGCCCTGA